From Uloborus diversus isolate 005 chromosome 8, Udiv.v.3.1, whole genome shotgun sequence, a single genomic window includes:
- the LOC129227683 gene encoding hydroxyproline dehydrogenase-like: MFHLPKVRVHFGISKCWSVKGRSTAAATDKIAGNVEEFNFSDHVSAFGCKTRWELLRALTVLRLCSSDLLVDNSQTLLRWCKRFGGGPLLRSVLYDQFVGGDSAAEVRHCMRRLASEGIRPMLATTMEEDLGEGGDESVYERNCIRILDCIKIAAAEDIPSPMVQLKLSGLLSADLLVTLGNIYTTSSNKLELVMTLTRCMMGAYTKKIVLTGTALNEKEESCLLLALQRLKRIADEAQTQNVRILVDAEYTYHNPGLSLLTLATVATYNKQFPLFWNTYQCYLKNAEKKLNEELPFVLGPLEAHFGAKIVRGAYMVQEKIYAEKLGIEDPVCKDYATTCKNYNTILSYLLDKASEKGSRCEFIIASHNEDSVRFASRRMAELNINRRNGGVCFGQLYGMGDHITNPLANSGFAVYKSIAIGSLDEVLPYLARRAIENRSVVQGARRERALLRKELRRRFAF, translated from the exons ATGTTCCATCTGCCGAAAGTCCGAGTTCATTTTGGAATTTCAAAATGCTGGTCTGTCAAAGGACGAAGTACAGCTGCTGCTACAGACAAGATAGCAGGAAACGTAGAAGAG tttaacttCTCTGACCATGTGAGTGCTTTCGGATGCAAGACTCGATGGGAGCTCCTCCGCGCCTTGACAGTTCTTCGTCTCTGTTCCAGTGATCTACTTGTGGATAACAGTCAAACG CTATTGCGATGGTGTAAACGTTTTGGTGGAGGCCCATTGCTTCGATCTGTTTTGTATGACCAATTCGTGGGAGGAGACTCTGCTGCCGAAGTCAGACACTGCATGAGGCGGCTTGCAAGTGAAGGCATTCGACCCATGCTGGCTACAACAATGGAAGAAGATTTGGGAGAAGGCGG AGATGAAAGTGTCTATGAGCGTAATTGTATTAGAATTTTGGACTGTATCAAAATAGCTGCAGCAGAAGACATTCCATCGCCCATGGTGCAACTGAAATTGTCCGGCTTGTTGTCAGCAGATCTCTTG GTTACATTGGGAAATATCTACACTACTAGTTCAAACAAATTAGAACTTGTCATGACCTTGACCAGATGCATGATGGGTGCTTACACCAAAAag ATAGTACTCACAGGCACTGCActgaatgaaaaagaagaatCCTGTTTGCTGCTTGCACTCCAAAGGTTGAAAAGAATAGCAGAC GAGGCTCAAACGCAAAATGTAAGAATTTTAGTTGATGCTGAATACACCTATCATAACCCGGGGTTGAGTCTATTGACACTGGCGACAGTGGCGACATACAACAAACAATTCCCGTTGTTTTGGAACACCTATCAATGCTACCTCAAA AATGCTGAGAAAAAACTTAATGAAGAACTGCCTTTTGTGCTCGGGCCACTTGAAGCACACTTTGGGGCCAAAATAGTCAGAGGCGCCTACATGGTACAAGAAAAAATTTATGCCGAGAAATTGGGCATAGAAGATCCTGTGTGTAAAGATTACGCTACTACTTGTAAAAATTATAATAC GATCTTGTCTTATTTGCTGGACAAAGCGTCTGAGAAAGGGTCCCGATGTGAATTCATCATCGCAAGTCATAATGAAGACAGCGTTCGATTTGCTAGCCGAAG GATGGCTGAATTGAATATTAATCGTCGGAACGGAGGAGTTTGCTTTGGACAACTCTACGGAATGGGAGACCACATCACTAATCCATTAG CAAATTCAGGTTTCGCAGTATACAAGAGCATTGCTATAGGAAGTTTGGATGAAGTTCTACCCTATCTGGCTCGTAGAGCCATCGAAAACAGAAGTGTTGTACAAGGTGCGAGGAGGGAACGAGCTCTGCTAAGGAAGGAGCTCAGAAGAAGATTTGCGTTTTAA